In Camelina sativa cultivar DH55 chromosome 13, Cs, whole genome shotgun sequence, the genomic window ttaaatagaaaataaaaataaaaaatagagcgTGAAATGAGGTAAGACAGACAAATTTAGTTGAAAAGAAAAGCCTAAGCCAAAATGATTGTCCACTAATTACGCCTCACAAAACAGGGGAAGTTGCAAAAACACAACAACCataactctctctctgttaTTGTCTAAATTTCTAACATCTCTCTTCCTttgttcattattttttattttttggctgATTGATTCTCTCTAGACGGCGTTTTTAAAACCGGAAAACATGAGCCGTCTCCGAGCATTTTCTGCGCCGGATTTAGTTCCTTCTGATTCTGGATCTATTACATCATCACCAACAAGAACCAGAGAGCACCCATCTCATGAAGATTCTGGTTTAGAAGGTAAACCTATCATATTCATCTAATAGTTTTCTTTCATTCAGATTTTATCTACGTTGTTATAGCAAAGATAACAATCTTGTGGCTTGCGTGGCAAGTAATTTTGTTAAACGTCATCttgcttctgtttttttaaGGGATCACTACGAACGTGAAGCTACTGCTGAAACTCGTTCAAGATCACAATGAAGCAACCTCAAGACAGCACGATGATTGGAAGGTACAGAGAGTTAAAACGATGATGACGATTCTCGAGGATCTAAAGACACGAATCCAGAAAGCTCAGcaacaatcatcatcatcatccggaAAAAAAGAGCTTAGACGATGCAACACAGAGCTGAAACCGACTCATGATCCAAACAAGAATCCGATGAAGCCGCCACAGAACGATCCTGATGATGTTCAGAAGCTGAGAAAAGAGATAAGCGCGAGTATGGCTGCAAGAAAGAGTCTTCAAATGATGTGTTCAAGTCtagggaaagagaaagagataatggCTTTGGAGCTTGCGGGGAAAGCTCACGAACGGAACGAAATGGAGGAGCTTATAAGTGATCTTAGGGCTCAAAATGATAAATTGCTAAAGAAAGTGCAGAATTGCGCGGCAGAGCACAgtaatgagaagaaagaagatgatgattgtCAAGGATGCAACGATGTGTCTCTTCAgggaagaaacaaagagttgTCTGATCAGCTTCTCAAGTCTATTGACGGATACCGATCTTTGAAAAGGAAATACAAAGATGTTCAAGAGGAGAATGGATCAATGAGACGAGCCCTTAGAGATTATGGGGAAGGAATGAATGTTGGGACTCAGAGACTAAACAAGTTGCATGAGAAGATCACAAGAGAAGATGAAGTGAATATTGAGGATGAGATTTCAGATTTAGAAAAGTTGTTTCAAGGGCTTGGTTTAAAGATTTCAAATCATTCCCAGAAGAAGTAAACAAATAGGGATTCCATTTCATGTATCAAAATATAGATTCTAAATCCTATAATATTGGAAGTTTTGTCACTTAAACTTTTGCTTAGGTAACAAGAATTCTGAAATTTTCACTTGAGTTTGGATTTAGCAATTTGATCATAGCTCTATCGGAACCCTTAATCCATCGTGAGCAAGCTGCACTTGTATTCCTTCCCTAGAAATCAACATAGTCTATCAGCATATAACAATGTTGATATATAGAGATCATTTTATAACATATGTTTCATTACGTACCTTAGAGACCATTCCGCAAGTATCTCATTGTATTCATGGTGATCAAAATCATGTGTCATACCGGTTAATAGCGCTCTCTTTGGACAGAGCCTCTTTAAGATctcaagagcctaaagaacAGAGGAATATTGAAACTTACTTTCAAAAGTGTTCAGAGTAATGAAACATTGTTTGCAAATGAagaaaaacattgaaacaaaccTCAGGAAAACAGATGTGTGTAGGATTTAGTCCTCTCTATTATCAACGAGATGTCGGTCAGCAACAACAAAATTTCACGAACGAATAGCGGTAAAAGAAAGTTACAAAATGATATTAACCTTGCGAGTTACATTTGTATCCAAGATAAGAAGATCTAACTGTCCAGCCCCGGCTTTAGAAATAGCTGCATAGTCAAAGATTCATTAAAAGATCAATCCTTCTCTTAGTAGAAGTGAAATACATGGTGATAATGATTAAGGCGGAACCACAATGAGCTCTTACCATACTCGGTACTCGGTGGAATGCGTGATACATCTGATATATAAGCCACTTTACTTTTATTACCGAAAAGGAAACCTAAAGCAATGTAGTCCTCTCCATGCATCACCTAATTAGCAAAAGATTATTGAGTCTTCAAGGTCTCAAAAGAATAATCAGACTGTTTTTATttactcaaaagtcaaaagaaGTATAACTGGAAGAGGATTGAAAGATAAGCCCGAGGCAGTAAATGGTTTTTCACAATTCTCTTCTATGATTTTCCAGTCAAGCTGTGAAACTCGTCTAGGTACTTCTTTAACCTTCTTATCAACCAAATATGGAAACCTTGTAGCAATACTGCAAGAAAATGCACAATGTTGCTACCTTAAAAGTCTCACCAGGGAAATGCTAATTGAGATAGATACCACAAATCGAAGATGGGAAAACCTAAAGATTGTTACCTTTCCATTGTAAACTGAGATAGAAACACAGGAAGTGGATCAGAGTCAATGGTTGAACCGCGAGGTTGAATAGATCGAATATCATCTAAACCATGAACAGCATCTGCGTGCTCATGAGTTAGAACTATCTACACAACCCATACAATTCAATTCATTCATCAGCATAGATTTCATTTCAGACTGCAAGAATTCAAGAAGATAGCAAAATAAAAGGGCTTAACAGAATGGATTCGGGGAATCTTATAGAAGGTGAACCAACGAAGGACTTGCTCTCTAAAACTCTTCCCAACATCAATAATTATGTAATAGTGTctaccatcttcttcctcgcagCAATAGTCAATCAAGAGCGATGTGTTGCATCTGCCaaaatcaagattcaagattgGATTAAACAATGTCCCCCAAGAAGAACACTAGAAATCGGATTTTACAGTATCCACCTAAAAAGGGTTAAAACGTAAATtctgaaacagagagaacaaaaagaTGTCTCTGTTTTCAATCACAAACCCCAATTTCAAAAGGGTCTTTTATGTAAAGCAACAAGGTTTCTAAATTTCACGATCTCCACAGCTTAAAAGATCAAAAACCCAAAGAGAAAGTGATGTCAAAATTTACCTGTAGTTAGGGTTTAGGTGAGGAAGTAAAGAGAGGGATTGAGAACAGACATGGCAAGGAGGATCCGATGGCTGGAGTAAGCATCTGAAATCGGGAACTGCACCGGAGCAGCCTGTTCCGAGAAAGATCAGAGCCGTTCGATCATTATCGCATtgattcttctccatctttcaaGATTACGATCTTCTCGTGGTCCAACGCTGACTTGAAAAGCCAACGGCTACATGTTTGTTTATTGCATTAGTTGATCAGAATATGCGATAGGTGACACAAAGTTGTCTTTATTATATACCCACCAGACCAAAGTGATACTGTAATATTTTAGTCATAACTTTGACATTTATTTGAccccaaaacataaaaaaaaaaacaNCAATGTCCCCCAAGAAGAACACTAGAAATCGGATTTTACAGTATCCACCTAAAAAGGGTTAAAACGTAAATtctgaaacagagagaacaaaaagaTGTCTCTGTTTTCAATCACAAACCCCAATTTCAAAAGGGTCTTTTATGTAAAGCAACAAGGTTTCTAAATTTCACGATCTCCACAGCTTAAAAGATCAAAAACCCAAAGAGAAAGTGATGTCAAAATTTACCTGTAGTTAGGGTTTAGGTGAGGAAGTAAAGAGAGGGATTGAGAACAGACATGGCAAGGAGGATCCGATGGCTGGAGTAAGCATCTGAAATCGGGAACTGCACCGGAGCAGCCTGTTCCGAGAAAGATCAGAGCCGTTCGATCATTATCGCATtgattcttctccatctttcaaGATTACGATCTTCTCGTGGTCCAACGCTGACTTGAAAAGCCAACGGCTACATGTTTGTTTATTGCATTAGTTGATCAGAATATGCGATAGGTGACACAAAGTTGTCTTTATTATATACCCACCAGACCAAAGTGATACTGTAATATTTTAGTCATAACTTTGACATTTATTTGAccccaaaacataaaaaaaaaaacaatgaaaagtgaaaactaataatataagtaaaatctattaaatttaTTTCCTCATTAGATCTAAATTTAATCATACTTTACTTTCTAATACACacatttttactaaatttatatacgcacatttttattgaaaacttaaaaatgtGATTTAGATAAatttaattgaataaattttgtaatacacacatttttactaaatttctatacatacatttttatagaaatttctAAAATGCGTTATgtattcatttaaaatatatatttatcactCAACCGTTAAAGATTTATATAGTATtctatatgttaatttttttattcatagactcgattaaaatattaataatgtttttataagatatttataaggttttacaCAAATATGAAAGTAATTTTTTGTATGTGGGCAAGCTTGAAGAACAAGCTGACATTGCTACGTAATGTGTTGTATATGTTGTAAATATTTGCATATgatattagaaaaacaaaagcgGGGTTGTTTTGAACTTTTAGTTTCATTGTGGAAGGCAGATACAAAACTAGACTGTGAAGCCGAAactaatcaaaccaaaatatgtTATCAGAAAAATCAAACTATTATTAAGAGATGAATGAGTAAAATCTATTGCGCAAACAATCATAATagattgaattatttttatgttgtaATCTTcctcctaaattttttttatttgtaagagcatctccaatgatcctctattttcacctctaaacTCTATTATAAAGTAAATTTTGTTCCAATTcatctctattttcacctctataatagatattaatattttttttgtctatttatagagaaactctatttttcctctataaatagagttgaactattttatttgtaaagtaATCCTCTtaatttttaacttcttttatttatgaccaaaataaataaaataagtatttttaagaactaataatagaaatttaagtataaatatttattttaatatattgagactaccatttgcaaaagataattttatgaaattgttacaaaaattaaagtaaaatgggttagtttgcaatttttataaataaaaggtgttaattgtaaaataaaaatagaatctattcggaatattattttatagaggaaaaaatagataaaactaTTGGAGATGGTGTAAGTGAATGTTAATGTGAATGTGAATGTAAATGTGAGtttgaattatataatttttaaaaaatattaaaagagtaaTTTAAATcgttcataattaaaaaaatatatgtaactcTGACATCTTGGTACACACAATAAGCGCAAAGCTCTTTTTGTCACTAAGTTCAAGATAAATGAAGTGAAGTACTCCAAAGGTGTCCAATAACTCTCGGAGATGTGCGTCGGTAAAGTATCTTGGAAGGTTCCCAACAAAAATACAGTCATTACCCTTAAGCATACTAGAAGAAAATGGAGTCATACCAACATCATCTAATTTTAGATATGGACCACATATTATATTACTTAATTCTTAACCAGCCTTGTTtatgggaaaaagaaaacatatagaATCAAAATATCTAAGCGTACCATATCTGAACGTCATTGCATTACTTGCGAAGAATGTTTATGTATATGGTATGCTCAGATATTTTGGTtctatatgttttctttaaGAATCAAAGCTAATAGATATTGGAAAActaaatgggaatcaaattgttgttttctttgtttgcaaatgattcatagatagaatatcttcaaaacacaatataaagtgtggttaaatatatcatagttttgtttctatattGATTTTGCTGATTTTTTTCAGTTagaatgaaaatgtaaaatatttaggaaataaaatctgaagtaatgctatttttgaaaatctttaaagattaattttgtaaataaatatacttcaaaaatctatatatagatatttaacatgagatatacaaatataattcattaattttattcaaaaatcaaatgtaaaatttattatatatacattaaaaataactTTCGTAAGTGAACGTTAATGTGAATGTGaatttgaattatataattcaaaagattattaaaaGAGGAATTGAAATCGTTCATATGAACAAAATGGAATGGCATTTGGGTAAATATAGTACACTTTTCTGGCCTAAAGGTAAATTGAAGGACGGCCTAATATCATCGACTCGATTAGTCCTCATCGAAGATATTTTTAGTTATCACTTTCCCAAATTCAACTTGTGAGTTTTTCTAGGGTTTACGGGAGCGATCACCATCACCAATTCACCATGGTTCTCAAACCCTGCGTACTCGAGACGACGAAGACAAAAGGAGATTCGAGGATTGAAGAAGGTCGCAGTGATGGGAGTGTCAAAATTGAGGAGCGTCGTGACACTAGCGCTGATGATGACATCCTAAAGGCGCCTGAAtgggatgtggacagcttcgaTGGTTTAGAGTATTATTCGTCTTCGGATCCCACTTCTGATGAGCAGCTTTCATCTGACGAGCTGGAGGCTTTAGAGAACTACAACATCGTTAAACGCCAGTTGATCGATAGTAGGGATGTTGTGGTGGGTAAAAAAACCCAGCCCGACCTGAACCCGAAAAAAACCCGCCCAGAAAAAACTTGAATTCAACGGGTTTTAGTTTTTGTGAGTAAACCCATGGGTacccatattttttttgctttttgttttttctgaatttatatgtatttgttatttatatataaaataataaattgtaaatcaaacaaaataaacacaattcaccattttaaataaataaaacattgatttacacattaaaaaaaaaaactgaatgatATAAAGTAGAGAGAATTTAAGATATAAAGtaagaaaccaaatataaaGATTCACAAAATTAAAACTTGAATTGGGTAAGAAGAACCAattgagaattagggtttatatgctcatgtttcaattttttttaggt contains:
- the LOC104738469 gene encoding uncharacterized protein LOC104738469 codes for the protein MSRLRAFSAPDLVPSDSGSITSSPTRTREHPSHEDSGLEGITTNVKLLLKLVQDHNEATSRQHDDWKVQRVKTMMTILEDLKTRIQKAQQQSSSSSGKKELRRCNTELKPTHDPNKNPMKPPQNDPDDVQKLRKEISASMAARKSLQMMCSSLGKEKEIMALELAGKAHERNEMEELISDLRAQNDKLLKKVQNCAAEHSNEKKEDDDCQGCNDVSLQGRNKELSDQLLKSIDGYRSLKRKYKDVQEENGSMRRALRDYGEGMNVGTQRLNKLHEKITREDEVNIEDEISDLEKLFQGLGLKISNHSQKK
- the LOC104737407 gene encoding putative hydrolase C777.06c; protein product: MEKNQCDNDRTALIFLGTGCSGAVPDFRCLLQPSDPPCHVCSQSLSLLPHLNPNYRCNTSLLIDYCCEEEDGRHYYIIIDVGKSFREQVLRWFTFYKIPRIHSIVLTHEHADAVHGLDDIRSIQPRGSTIDSDPLPVFLSQFTMESIATRFPYLVDKKVKEVPRRVSQLDWKIIEENCEKPFTASGLSFNPLPVMHGEDYIALGFLFGNKSKVAYISDVSRIPPSTEYAISKAGAGQLDLLILDTNVTRKRGLNPTHICFPEALEILKRLCPKRALLTGMTHDFDHHEYNEILAEWSLREGIQVQLAHDGLRVPIEL